The Petrocella atlantisensis genome has a window encoding:
- a CDS encoding HDOD domain-containing protein, which produces MNKLSLEELISRVDEIPVFSQTVNRIIQITEDPKSTAKDLESEIMKDQGLTTKILRLANSSYYGVSRNIKSVSEATVLLGFQAIKSMVFASTVGKVMERELPGYALEREGLWRQSQMCAITARTLAKKIKFPKPDQVYTAGLLRDIGKVILDTYMKEQFELIVQEVELHNKTFLEVEAEVLGYNHSEVGARIADKWNLPQDLIEAIACHHNPEQATINPKMTAMIHIADGLMMMMGYNIGIDGLNYKFSDDTMTLLSIDESVLTEIMSEVADLIGDEGIFF; this is translated from the coding sequence ATGAATAAACTAAGTCTGGAAGAATTGATCAGTCGGGTTGATGAGATTCCTGTATTTTCTCAGACAGTGAATCGCATCATCCAGATAACAGAAGATCCTAAGTCAACTGCAAAGGATCTCGAAAGTGAAATCATGAAAGACCAAGGCTTAACAACAAAAATATTACGCTTGGCCAATTCATCTTATTATGGTGTGTCAAGAAATATTAAGTCCGTTTCTGAGGCCACTGTATTATTGGGCTTTCAGGCTATTAAAAGTATGGTTTTTGCCTCAACAGTAGGTAAGGTAATGGAAAGAGAGTTGCCAGGCTATGCACTTGAACGAGAAGGGCTATGGCGTCAGTCTCAGATGTGTGCTATAACTGCAAGAACCCTTGCTAAAAAAATCAAGTTTCCAAAACCGGACCAGGTTTATACAGCCGGTTTGCTTCGTGACATTGGTAAGGTCATTCTAGATACGTATATGAAAGAGCAGTTTGAGCTGATTGTCCAAGAAGTAGAATTACATAACAAGACATTTTTAGAAGTAGAGGCAGAAGTTTTGGGTTATAATCACAGCGAAGTGGGTGCAAGGATTGCGGATAAGTGGAATTTGCCTCAAGATTTGATAGAGGCTATTGCCTGTCACCATAATCCCGAACAGGCAACCATTAATCCAAAGATGACGGCTATGATACACATTGCAGATGGACTCATGATGATGATGGGCTATAATATAGGGATTGATGGACTGAATTACAAATTTTCTGATGATACCATGACCTTATTAAGTATAGATGAATCTGTACTAACAGAGATTATGTCAGAGGTTGCGGATCTAATCGGAGATGAAGGTATATTCTTTTAA
- the mreB gene encoding rod shape-determining protein, with translation MFSTDIGIDLGTANVLVYIKGKGVVLREPSVVAFDRDTNKILAVGNEARTMLGRTPGNIIAVKPLREGVISDYTVTEKMLKYFISKAVGRKLRKPRITVCVPSGVTEVEKRAVEDATYQAGARKVEIIEEPIAAAIGAGIDISKACGSMVVDIGGGTADIAVISLGGTVVSMSIKIAGDVFDEAIVRYMRKKHNLLIGERTAEEIKIKIGTAFKRPEIIQMDIRGRNLITGLPKTITVTSDETEEALREAAGNIVEAVHSVLEKTPPELASDIAERGIVMTGGGSLLQGLDQLIESKTGINVIVAEDALTCVAIGTGKYVEYLASHKR, from the coding sequence ATGTTTAGTACAGATATAGGAATTGATCTTGGTACCGCAAATGTTTTGGTCTATATAAAAGGAAAAGGTGTGGTTCTAAGAGAGCCATCTGTTGTAGCCTTTGATCGTGATACAAATAAAATCTTAGCCGTAGGAAATGAAGCAAGAACCATGCTCGGTAGAACACCGGGAAATATCATAGCGGTAAAACCCTTACGAGAAGGTGTAATCTCGGATTATACTGTAACAGAAAAAATGTTGAAGTACTTTATTAGTAAAGCAGTCGGTAGAAAACTTAGGAAACCGCGTATAACGGTTTGTGTGCCAAGTGGTGTAACGGAAGTGGAAAAAAGAGCTGTTGAAGATGCAACCTATCAAGCAGGCGCTAGAAAAGTCGAAATCATAGAAGAGCCAATAGCTGCAGCCATTGGTGCCGGTATTGATATATCAAAAGCCTGTGGTAGCATGGTGGTAGATATTGGAGGCGGTACTGCAGACATCGCTGTAATATCCCTTGGAGGAACGGTTGTCAGTATGTCCATTAAGATAGCTGGGGATGTCTTTGATGAGGCTATTGTTAGATATATGCGGAAAAAGCATAATCTGTTAATTGGTGAACGTACAGCGGAAGAAATAAAAATAAAAATCGGAACCGCTTTTAAAAGACCGGAAATTATACAGATGGACATTCGTGGTCGTAACTTGATTACAGGATTACCAAAAACAATAACCGTTACATCGGATGAAACAGAAGAAGCACTTAGAGAAGCTGCAGGAAACATTGTAGAAGCGGTACATAGTGTTCTAGAAAAAACACCACCGGAACTTGCATCTGATATTGCAGAGAGAGGCATAGTTATGACAGGTGGTGGTAGCTTACTTCAAGGCCTTGATCAACTTATTGAGAGTAAGACCGGTATTAATGTTATTGTTGCTGAAGATGCCTTAACATGTGTTGCAATCGGTACAGGCAAATATGTTGAGTATTTGGCAAGTCATAAAAGATAG
- the pfkB gene encoding 1-phosphofructokinase, which translates to MITTITLNPALDRTIHIHSIKYGEVNRVGEIREDLGGKGINVGRILSGFTLPTMNMTILGQSNYHEILEYFKKDEMAVNYVEVPGHTRTNIKIVEKDLNRTIDLNESGLSVDSKNYEKFLEKLDAIAPKSEYLIMSGSLPEGLPKDTYKEIANRYGKQVKIIIDADDDVLSEGLKGEPYLIKPNIHELENALNRKLESDVEIIEAAREIIKRYKMTYVLVSMGAKGSLLVSAEEAYRGGTIDVDIISTVGAGDAMLAGFIYGLSRKKPLNDCLAIAAACSALTISVEGYPRLDLDDVYDRARQVTVTKL; encoded by the coding sequence ATGATAACAACGATTACACTTAATCCCGCATTAGATAGAACCATTCATATTCATAGTATCAAATATGGGGAGGTAAACCGAGTAGGTGAGATTAGAGAAGATCTTGGCGGCAAAGGTATTAACGTGGGCCGAATCTTATCTGGGTTTACCTTGCCAACAATGAATATGACCATACTTGGCCAATCAAATTATCATGAAATACTTGAGTATTTCAAAAAAGATGAAATGGCAGTTAACTATGTAGAGGTTCCCGGACATACAAGAACCAATATTAAAATTGTCGAGAAGGATTTGAATAGAACAATAGACTTAAATGAATCGGGGCTCAGTGTTGATTCGAAAAACTATGAAAAATTTTTGGAAAAACTGGATGCCATAGCACCGAAAAGTGAATATCTTATTATGAGTGGTAGTCTACCGGAAGGTTTACCCAAAGATACATACAAAGAGATTGCTAACCGTTATGGGAAACAAGTCAAGATCATCATAGATGCAGATGATGACGTTTTAAGTGAAGGCTTAAAGGGCGAGCCTTATCTTATTAAGCCCAACATTCACGAGCTTGAAAATGCGCTCAATCGCAAATTGGAAAGTGATGTTGAAATTATTGAAGCGGCCAGAGAAATCATTAAGCGATACAAGATGACCTATGTACTTGTATCTATGGGCGCAAAAGGCAGTCTTCTGGTTTCAGCAGAAGAAGCCTATCGTGGTGGTACGATCGATGTAGATATCATTAGCACGGTAGGTGCAGGTGATGCTATGTTAGCAGGATTCATCTATGGCTTGTCCAGAAAGAAACCTTTGAATGATTGTCTGGCCATTGCCGCAGCTTGTAGTGCGCTCACCATATCCGTTGAAGGATACCCTAGACTGGATTTGGATGATGTCTATGATAGAGCTAGGCAGGTAACGGTTACAAAATTGTAA
- a CDS encoding glycogen/starch/alpha-glucan phosphorylase has product MNRLNVNKTVFKEAIFENIKNQFRKTIDQASNQEIFQAVAYAVRDIIIDQWIETHKTYEQVDAKTVYYLSMEFLMGRALGNNMINLCVNEIVKEVLDELGVDLNVIEDEEPDAGLGNGGLGRLAACFLDSLATLEYPAYGCGIRYRYGIFEQRIIDGYQVEKPDEWLKNGNPFEVRRPEYAVEVKFGGNVRVERRDDGTEHYIHENYQSVNAIPYDLPIVGYNNNTVNTLRLWDAEAIQSFDLESFDRGDYHKAVEQQNLAKSIVEVLYPNDNHYQGKELRLKQQYFFISGTIQQVIRKFKQKHNDIRELPDKVTFHINDTHPSLAIPELMRVLMDDEGLAWGEAWAICSRTCAYTNHTIMSEALEKWPIELFSRLLPRIYQIVEEINRRFVVSLVDKYGQDNERIRRMAIIANGQIRMAWMAIVGSFSVNGVARLHTEILKNEELKEFYELYPNKFNNKTNGITQRRFLLHGNPKLAEWITRKIGDEWTTDLTHLKHLEAFVDDEKAQKEFMHIKYENKVRLAEYVKKHNGIEIDPRSIFDIQVKRLHEYKRQLMDILHVMHLYNELRENPDRNMIPRTFVFGAKAAPGYERAKLIIKLINNVANVINHDINIHNKIKVVFIENYRVSNAEIIFAAADVSEQISTASKEASGTGNMKFMLNGAVTLGTMDGANIEIVEEAGKENAFIFGMTSDEVIQLQHERTYDPWDLYNTNQAIRKVVTQLINGFYAPENPDLFRMIYDSLLNGGGEPADQYFILKDFEAYIEAQKSVDIAYRNQGKWAKMVMMNTANAGKFSSDRTIEEYATEIWHLKKTSVDLTKI; this is encoded by the coding sequence ATGAACAGACTAAATGTAAATAAAACAGTTTTCAAAGAGGCTATTTTTGAGAATATTAAAAACCAATTCAGAAAAACCATCGATCAAGCATCCAATCAGGAAATATTTCAAGCGGTTGCTTATGCAGTAAGAGATATCATAATAGATCAATGGATTGAAACCCATAAGACTTATGAGCAAGTAGATGCCAAGACGGTTTATTACCTGTCGATGGAGTTTTTGATGGGTAGGGCGCTGGGTAACAATATGATTAACTTATGTGTTAATGAGATTGTCAAAGAAGTGCTTGATGAATTAGGCGTTGACCTGAATGTCATTGAAGATGAAGAACCGGATGCAGGTCTTGGTAACGGCGGACTTGGACGTTTGGCAGCTTGCTTCTTAGATTCTCTCGCAACACTTGAGTATCCTGCCTATGGCTGTGGTATTAGATACAGATATGGTATCTTCGAGCAACGGATCATTGATGGCTATCAGGTTGAAAAGCCAGATGAGTGGTTGAAGAACGGTAATCCTTTTGAAGTAAGAAGACCTGAATACGCTGTTGAAGTCAAATTTGGCGGTAACGTTCGAGTTGAGAGACGCGATGACGGAACAGAACATTATATTCATGAGAATTATCAATCGGTGAATGCGATTCCTTATGACTTGCCTATCGTAGGTTACAATAATAATACCGTTAATACTTTAAGATTATGGGATGCTGAGGCGATTCAAAGCTTCGACCTAGAATCATTTGACCGAGGAGACTACCATAAAGCAGTTGAGCAACAAAATCTAGCTAAGTCCATTGTTGAAGTTCTCTACCCTAATGACAACCATTATCAAGGTAAAGAATTGAGACTGAAGCAACAGTATTTCTTTATATCCGGGACCATACAACAAGTCATTCGTAAATTCAAACAAAAGCATAATGATATCCGTGAATTACCGGATAAGGTCACTTTTCATATCAATGACACACATCCATCCTTAGCTATTCCGGAACTCATGCGCGTACTTATGGATGATGAGGGTCTTGCTTGGGGCGAGGCATGGGCGATTTGTTCAAGAACATGTGCTTATACCAACCATACGATTATGTCAGAAGCACTTGAAAAATGGCCAATTGAGTTATTCAGTAGATTGCTGCCAAGGATCTATCAGATTGTTGAGGAAATCAACAGAAGATTTGTTGTGAGTCTTGTTGATAAGTATGGACAAGATAATGAACGTATTCGTCGAATGGCCATTATCGCAAACGGGCAAATAAGAATGGCTTGGATGGCCATTGTAGGTTCTTTCTCGGTTAATGGTGTTGCAAGACTTCATACTGAAATCTTGAAAAACGAAGAATTAAAAGAATTCTATGAGCTTTATCCGAATAAATTCAATAATAAAACCAATGGTATCACGCAAAGAAGATTCCTGCTTCATGGTAATCCTAAGCTCGCAGAGTGGATTACAAGAAAAATCGGTGATGAATGGACAACAGACCTTACACATCTGAAACATCTGGAAGCCTTTGTAGATGATGAAAAAGCACAAAAAGAATTTATGCATATCAAATATGAAAACAAAGTACGTTTAGCAGAATATGTTAAGAAGCACAATGGTATAGAGATTGATCCAAGGTCCATATTTGATATTCAGGTCAAACGTCTTCATGAGTACAAACGTCAATTGATGGATATACTTCATGTTATGCATCTCTATAATGAGTTAAGAGAAAATCCTGACCGTAATATGATCCCTAGAACTTTTGTCTTTGGGGCAAAAGCAGCACCTGGTTATGAACGGGCTAAGTTGATTATTAAACTCATCAACAATGTGGCGAATGTTATCAATCACGACATAAATATACACAATAAGATCAAAGTGGTTTTCATTGAAAATTATCGTGTATCTAATGCTGAGATAATTTTTGCAGCGGCAGATGTGAGTGAACAGATCTCAACTGCCAGCAAGGAAGCATCAGGAACAGGAAATATGAAGTTCATGTTAAATGGTGCAGTAACACTTGGAACAATGGACGGTGCCAACATTGAGATTGTTGAAGAAGCGGGCAAAGAGAATGCTTTCATATTTGGGATGACCTCTGATGAAGTCATACAACTTCAGCATGAACGTACTTATGATCCTTGGGATCTGTACAATACAAACCAAGCGATTAGAAAAGTTGTTACGCAGTTGATCAATGGATTTTATGCACCTGAGAATCCGGACCTATTTAGAATGATATATGATTCTCTCCTAAATGGTGGTGGTGAACCGGCCGACCAATACTTTATCCTAAAAGATTTTGAAGCCTATATTGAAGCACAAAAAAGTGTGGATATCGCTTATAGGAATCAAGGTAAGTGGGCAAAAATGGTGATGATGAATACAGCCAATGCCGGTAAATTCTCATCAGACAGAACAATCGAGGAATACGCAACTGAGATTTGGCATCTTAAAAAGACGTCCGTTGATCTTACAAAAATATAA
- a CDS encoding class I SAM-dependent methyltransferase: MSYYKNIIHFYDQLFPLDQNKLDFVNTSPTKQKILDIGCATGALCHALYHLGHEVVGIDIDKKIIDQARGLNDDGPTFHALDMLNLEEHFETAFDQILCFDNTLAHLPNEMAVRQFFKAMSKVLKDDGVFKCEVVNYDLVLATGMLELPVIKVDDLILKRHQCLEQQCMECYTELVHNGEVEKNCIPLFPIRYEQLEVLLNEVGFTKIKLYRDFMRNTPEGNHIYNILEAWK; the protein is encoded by the coding sequence ATGTCCTATTACAAGAATATCATACATTTTTACGATCAATTGTTTCCTCTGGACCAAAATAAGCTAGATTTTGTAAACACCTCTCCTACCAAGCAAAAAATACTCGATATCGGATGCGCTACAGGTGCTCTGTGCCATGCACTCTACCACTTAGGCCATGAGGTCGTTGGTATCGATATTGACAAAAAAATCATTGATCAAGCGAGAGGCTTAAATGATGATGGCCCTACATTTCATGCTCTTGACATGTTGAATCTTGAAGAGCATTTTGAAACTGCTTTTGACCAGATTCTCTGTTTTGACAATACCCTCGCCCATTTACCAAACGAAATGGCTGTTCGCCAATTCTTCAAAGCAATGTCTAAAGTTCTTAAAGATGACGGCGTTTTCAAATGCGAAGTCGTCAATTATGATCTTGTGTTAGCCACAGGTATGTTAGAACTACCTGTTATTAAAGTCGATGACCTTATTCTAAAAAGACACCAATGTCTTGAGCAACAGTGCATGGAATGTTACACCGAATTGGTTCACAATGGCGAAGTAGAGAAAAACTGTATACCCCTTTTTCCTATTCGTTATGAACAACTAGAAGTATTATTAAATGAAGTCGGTTTTACTAAGATTAAGCTTTATCGTGATTTTATGCGTAACACGCCGGAAGGTAATCACATTTACAACATCCTTGAAGCTTGGAAATAG
- a CDS encoding ATP-binding protein yields MSHQLKNLVIYSSLERDSIVCNYYNLITKEDYNERQRSYFNLVKDLVQCGNTLMEHIMLLMIESENHILTKLIDEDYRLTEFDYACIKNDLMIINWLVHYNVDQAIQDIDNQHGLLTFLLDNTSQHHQVKNYLDYFMLVRDRPIFHQQCDDFVTMMKSQGTGRFSSHTAYYMTVNNTIKPIEKFEPLKWSLIYDYDIQKERLRKNTEAFVKSKFYHHALLVGASGTGKSSSIKAIVDLYKDRRLRLIQLHKGQLSQLPALIEEIKTSNLKFIIFMDDLSFEVNEDEYKFLKSFIEGGVLNETKNVAFYVTSNRMHLIKEVRSDREGEIHIQDFIHEMTSLSDRFGLYLTFESLSQKAYLEMVFKMIQEDQLDYDRDWVEIEAKKWSIRQGGMSGRVANQFVKQLHMIGEDL; encoded by the coding sequence ATGTCCCATCAGCTTAAGAATCTGGTCATCTATTCAAGTTTGGAGAGAGATTCAATTGTATGCAATTATTATAACTTGATAACCAAAGAAGACTATAACGAAAGACAAAGATCCTACTTTAATTTGGTTAAAGACTTGGTACAATGTGGCAATACGCTTATGGAGCATATCATGCTGTTGATGATAGAATCGGAGAATCATATTCTTACCAAATTAATTGACGAAGATTACCGGTTGACCGAGTTTGATTACGCCTGTATCAAAAATGATTTGATGATTATTAATTGGTTGGTCCATTATAATGTTGATCAAGCCATTCAAGATATCGATAATCAACATGGACTCCTAACCTTTTTATTAGATAATACAAGTCAGCATCATCAAGTAAAAAATTATTTGGATTATTTCATGCTTGTGAGGGATAGACCTATTTTCCATCAGCAATGTGATGATTTTGTAACCATGATGAAAAGTCAGGGAACCGGCAGATTTTCAAGTCATACGGCTTATTATATGACCGTAAACAATACCATCAAACCAATAGAAAAATTCGAACCGCTTAAATGGTCTTTGATTTATGATTATGATATTCAAAAAGAAAGATTAAGGAAAAATACAGAGGCTTTTGTAAAAAGTAAATTCTACCACCATGCCCTATTGGTTGGTGCAAGTGGTACCGGAAAATCTTCATCTATAAAGGCAATAGTGGATTTGTATAAAGATAGGCGGCTAAGATTGATTCAGCTTCACAAAGGACAACTGAGCCAACTACCGGCTTTGATTGAAGAAATTAAAACCTCAAATCTAAAATTCATCATTTTTATGGATGACTTATCTTTTGAGGTTAATGAAGATGAGTACAAATTTTTGAAATCCTTTATTGAAGGCGGCGTCCTTAATGAAACAAAAAATGTAGCCTTTTATGTGACGTCCAATAGGATGCATCTGATTAAAGAAGTAAGATCAGACCGTGAAGGGGAAATACATATTCAAGACTTTATTCATGAAATGACATCCTTATCAGATCGCTTTGGTTTATATCTTACATTTGAGTCATTATCACAAAAAGCTTATTTAGAGATGGTATTTAAGATGATTCAAGAAGATCAGTTGGATTATGACCGAGACTGGGTGGAAATAGAAGCTAAGAAGTGGAGCATAAGACAGGGCGGTATGTCCGGTAGAGTGGCCAATCAGTTTGTAAAGCAGTTACACATGATAGGTGAGGATCTATAG
- a CDS encoding DUF302 domain-containing protein encodes MDIRYEVVTNLSKMEVRSKLEASLKEEGFGILWELNMKDKLQEKGIEFDRDFIVLEVCNPVAAKKVLDIDISAGYFLPCKMAIYEEKGNWVLGLIKPTDLIALQENPALIPLAKEVEEALILAISNVVK; translated from the coding sequence ATGGACATTAGATATGAAGTTGTAACGAACTTAAGTAAAATGGAAGTACGAAGCAAATTGGAAGCATCATTAAAAGAAGAAGGTTTCGGGATACTCTGGGAACTGAATATGAAAGACAAACTACAGGAAAAGGGAATAGAATTTGACCGAGATTTTATAGTACTAGAAGTATGTAATCCGGTAGCGGCCAAGAAAGTCTTAGACATTGACATCAGCGCTGGTTATTTTTTACCTTGTAAAATGGCCATTTATGAAGAAAAGGGAAATTGGGTTCTGGGTTTGATAAAACCAACAGACTTAATCGCGTTGCAGGAAAATCCGGCTTTAATACCACTTGCAAAAGAAGTTGAAGAAGCGCTTATACTTGCTATTAGTAATGTCGTTAAGTAA
- a CDS encoding heavy metal translocating P-type ATPase: protein MSHEYILEGLNCHSCAMKIEDEVCKLSGIHQAHLNFATQTITIETLAQDLDLLPILQKKVNQIENGITVMKKKDQITMGLNQEAETWKGKSIWIRLIIGSMFFITGLILEQSLMVELIIYLVAYLTIGGDVLILAGRNIIKGKVFDENFLMSVATIGAFAIAEFPEAVTVMLFYQIGERFQDMAVHRSRKSIASLMDIRPDVAWVMNETELIQVMADTLQVNDRIWVKAGERIPLDGILVKGSAMLDTSALTGESVPRKVREGDTVLSGSVNTNGLIEVDVTKVFGESTVSKILNLVENATSKKAETEKFITTFAKYYTPIVVYLALALAFLPPLLMPGEDFRTWIHRALIFLVVSCPCALVISIPLGFFGGVGGASKHGILIKGSNYLEALNQVKTVVFDKTGTLTKGVFKVTKIYPVNTTEDEILKLGAYAEYYSNHPIGKSVIEAYSGAIDSEKIDDYEEIAGKGISITLSGDKVLAGNRQLMADYGIEPESADHLGTLVHVARDGIYMGYMVISDEIKSDSKKTISELRAKGITRIVMLTGDLSAVADQIAASLGIDEVYAGLLPHEKVEVFENIIKEQKKGKTLFVGDGINDAPVLARADIGVAMGGIGSDAAIEAADVVLMTDEPYKLVDGIVIAKRTKAIVWQNIGFAMGVKLIVLVLGAGGLATMWEAVFADVGVALIAIINAMRIIKNPTGLLGKK from the coding sequence ATGAGTCATGAATATATTTTAGAAGGTCTAAACTGTCATAGTTGTGCAATGAAAATTGAAGACGAGGTATGTAAACTCTCTGGTATTCATCAAGCACATTTGAATTTTGCAACACAGACGATTACAATTGAGACTTTGGCGCAAGATCTTGATTTACTACCAATATTACAAAAAAAAGTGAATCAGATTGAAAATGGTATAACCGTTATGAAGAAGAAAGATCAAATAACGATGGGGCTTAATCAAGAAGCTGAAACATGGAAAGGTAAGAGCATATGGATTCGACTTATCATCGGATCAATGTTTTTTATAACCGGCTTGATTTTAGAGCAATCACTTATGGTTGAGCTCATCATTTATTTAGTAGCTTATCTAACCATTGGAGGCGATGTTCTTATTCTTGCAGGGCGTAATATTATTAAAGGCAAGGTCTTTGATGAGAATTTTCTCATGTCTGTAGCCACCATAGGTGCCTTTGCAATTGCAGAGTTCCCGGAAGCTGTAACGGTTATGCTTTTTTACCAGATTGGTGAGCGTTTTCAAGATATGGCGGTTCATAGATCAAGAAAATCAATAGCTAGTCTTATGGATATTCGCCCGGATGTAGCATGGGTCATGAACGAAACAGAGCTGATTCAAGTTATGGCAGATACACTTCAGGTGAATGATCGAATCTGGGTTAAGGCAGGAGAGAGAATCCCACTTGATGGTATACTGGTTAAGGGTTCTGCTATGTTAGATACATCAGCGCTGACGGGTGAATCTGTACCGCGAAAAGTTAGAGAAGGTGACACGGTCCTGTCAGGATCCGTCAATACCAATGGTCTTATTGAGGTTGATGTAACAAAAGTATTTGGCGAATCAACTGTATCTAAGATCTTGAATTTGGTTGAAAATGCCACGAGTAAGAAGGCAGAAACAGAGAAATTCATAACCACATTTGCTAAGTATTATACACCAATAGTTGTGTATTTAGCCCTAGCACTGGCGTTTCTACCACCACTTCTGATGCCGGGTGAGGATTTTCGAACTTGGATCCATAGAGCATTGATATTCTTAGTTGTATCCTGTCCTTGTGCCCTCGTGATTTCCATTCCCCTAGGCTTCTTTGGAGGCGTCGGTGGGGCTTCAAAACATGGTATTCTAATTAAAGGTAGTAATTATCTAGAAGCACTAAATCAAGTAAAAACGGTGGTCTTTGATAAAACAGGAACCCTTACAAAAGGTGTTTTTAAAGTGACGAAAATATATCCGGTTAATACCACCGAAGATGAAATACTTAAGCTGGGTGCCTATGCTGAATATTATTCCAATCATCCAATTGGAAAATCAGTAATAGAAGCCTATAGTGGCGCTATAGATTCTGAAAAAATCGATGACTATGAAGAAATAGCAGGTAAAGGTATAAGTATAACTTTATCAGGTGATAAAGTTCTAGCGGGCAATCGTCAGCTCATGGCAGATTATGGGATAGAGCCTGAATCGGCAGATCACTTGGGCACCCTCGTACATGTCGCAAGAGATGGTATATATATGGGTTATATGGTGATTTCGGATGAAATTAAATCCGATAGTAAAAAGACAATCTCAGAACTTAGAGCCAAGGGTATTACGAGAATTGTAATGTTGACAGGTGATTTATCAGCTGTAGCAGATCAAATAGCAGCCTCATTAGGAATAGATGAAGTCTATGCCGGGCTTCTGCCACATGAGAAAGTCGAAGTATTTGAAAACATTATAAAAGAGCAAAAGAAAGGCAAGACTTTATTTGTTGGTGATGGTATTAACGATGCGCCTGTACTAGCCAGAGCTGATATTGGTGTGGCAATGGGTGGTATTGGTTCCGACGCAGCTATAGAGGCAGCGGATGTGGTCTTAATGACAGATGAGCCTTATAAACTTGTAGATGGGATTGTCATTGCAAAAAGGACAAAAGCCATCGTTTGGCAGAATATTGGTTTTGCAATGGGTGTTAAACTGATTGTATTGGTTTTGGGTGCCGGTGGCTTGGCCACAATGTGGGAAGCTGTATTTGCAGATGTAGGTGTTGCACTTATTGCTATTATTAATGCGATGCGTATCATAAAGAACCCCACAGGATTATTAGGGAAAAAATAA